Proteins found in one Promicromonospora sukumoe genomic segment:
- a CDS encoding class I SAM-dependent RNA methyltransferase yields the protein MPRNTDRRRTAPADPEQGGRPRRRPQRSPRPGRARRVSDAAPGPEVGQEFELEVGPVAHGGHCVARLDGRVVFVRHTLPGERVRARVTEGGPSFWRADAVEILEASPDRVEPLWPASGADGVGGGELSHVALPAQRRWKTAVLVEQLQRLARIDPDWLAEHVTVEAAPGDDERRGLHYRTRIDLVADADGHAGMRGHRSHDVLALKKMPLASPEVEAFAVAEDVFTRTWTPGAQIELVAPSEGDPVLLVDGEPWRRGHADTRPNARRAVAETVTGPWGTHRYRVAAGGFWQVHREAPAVLTGAVLDAAGATAGELAGATVLDLYSGAGLFTLPLADAVGPDGRVVAVEGDERAVKDARRNAHAHGQVELRLGAVDRVLAGGPGEAEVPAADVVVLDPPRSGAGRAVVDAIASREPRRIVYVACDPAALARDVGYLAAHGYALTGVRGFDLFPHTHHVEAVAVLDRQG from the coding sequence ATGCCCCGCAACACCGACCGCCGCCGCACCGCGCCCGCCGACCCCGAGCAGGGCGGCCGACCGCGCCGTCGCCCCCAGCGTTCCCCGCGGCCGGGCCGCGCCCGGCGCGTGAGCGACGCCGCCCCCGGGCCGGAGGTGGGCCAGGAGTTCGAGCTGGAGGTCGGCCCCGTCGCGCACGGCGGCCACTGCGTGGCCCGCCTGGACGGCCGCGTCGTCTTCGTGCGGCACACGCTGCCGGGGGAGCGCGTCCGTGCCCGCGTCACCGAGGGCGGGCCGAGCTTCTGGCGGGCCGACGCCGTCGAGATCCTCGAGGCCTCGCCCGACCGCGTCGAGCCGCTGTGGCCCGCGTCCGGCGCCGACGGCGTGGGCGGCGGCGAGCTGTCGCACGTCGCGCTGCCCGCGCAGCGGCGCTGGAAGACTGCCGTGCTCGTGGAGCAGCTCCAGCGCCTGGCGCGCATCGACCCCGACTGGCTCGCCGAGCACGTCACGGTCGAGGCGGCGCCCGGCGACGACGAGCGCCGCGGCCTGCACTACCGCACCCGGATCGACCTGGTGGCCGACGCCGACGGGCACGCCGGCATGCGGGGGCACCGCTCGCACGACGTGCTGGCGCTGAAGAAGATGCCGCTGGCCTCGCCCGAGGTCGAGGCGTTCGCGGTCGCCGAGGACGTGTTCACCCGCACCTGGACGCCGGGGGCGCAGATCGAGCTGGTCGCGCCGTCCGAGGGGGACCCGGTGCTGCTCGTCGACGGCGAGCCGTGGCGCCGCGGGCACGCCGACACCCGGCCCAACGCCCGCCGGGCCGTGGCCGAGACCGTCACGGGGCCGTGGGGCACGCACCGCTACCGCGTGGCCGCCGGCGGGTTCTGGCAGGTGCACCGCGAGGCGCCGGCCGTCCTGACGGGCGCCGTGCTGGACGCGGCCGGCGCGACCGCGGGGGAGCTGGCCGGGGCCACCGTGCTGGACCTGTACTCCGGCGCGGGGCTGTTCACGCTGCCGCTCGCGGACGCCGTCGGGCCGGACGGGCGGGTGGTCGCCGTCGAGGGCGACGAGCGCGCCGTGAAGGACGCCCGCCGCAACGCCCACGCGCACGGGCAGGTGGAGCTGCGGCTCGGCGCCGTGGACCGCGTGCTGGCGGGCGGGCCGGGCGAGGCCGAGGTGCCCGCCGCCGACGTCGTGGTGCTGGACCCGCCCCGGTCGGGTGCGGGCCGCGCCGTGGTGGACGCGATCGCCTCCCGGGAGCCGCGGCGCATCGTCTACGTGGCGTGCGACCCGGCCGCGCTCGCGCGCGACGTCGGCTACCTGGCGGCGCACGGCTACGCGCTGACGGGCGTGCGCGGGTTCGATCTCTTCCCGCACACGCACCACGTCGAGGCCGTCGCGGTCCTGGATCGTCAGGGCTGA
- a CDS encoding APC family permease → MSDIVDAAKRLLVGRPMRSESLGHTLLPKRIALPVFASDALSSVAYAPDEILLTLSLAGIAALAFSPWVGLVVVVVLLIVVASYRQNVRAYPSGGGDYEVATTNLGPSAGIGVASALLVDYVLTVAVSISSAAQYASAAIPGLRGHEALAAVIAVVLLTLVNLRGVKESGTAFAIPTYCYMAIIGALIVTGAFRFFSGTLPQAESAEFELSAEAAFDQGLVGIAGAFLLARAFASGCAALTGVEAISNGVPAFRKPKSRNAATTLLLLGTISATMIMSILFLAQATGVQFAEDPHEQLTLNGAPVSDHYVQIPVIGQLAEAVFSGFPPAFYAVSAVTGLILVLAANTAFNGFPVLGSILGRDGYLPRQLHTRGDRLAFSNGIVTLAVAAIVLIVVFDAEVTRLIQLYIVGVFVSFTLSQLGMLRHWTRELRTEPNPAVRGRYKRSRLVNGVGFGLTGIVLIIVLLTKFTHGAWITLLAMGVLFVLMRAIRKHYDRVSDELALDDVSAARALPSRVHAVVLVSKVHKPTMRALAYARAARPNVLEAVSVGVDREDVEKLTAEWEALDLPVPLRILDSPFREITRPVVKYVRSVHRESPRDLVIVYIPEYVVGHWWEQLLHNQSALRLKGSLLFTPGVVVASVPWQLASTRGQTGLEGDTFLRGRRM, encoded by the coding sequence GTGTCGGACATCGTCGATGCGGCCAAGCGTCTCCTGGTCGGTCGCCCCATGCGCAGCGAGAGCTTGGGGCACACGCTGCTGCCCAAACGGATCGCGCTCCCGGTGTTCGCGTCGGACGCGCTGTCCTCGGTGGCGTACGCCCCCGACGAGATCCTCCTGACTCTGTCACTGGCGGGTATCGCGGCCCTGGCCTTCTCCCCATGGGTCGGCCTCGTGGTCGTCGTCGTGCTGCTCATCGTGGTGGCGTCCTACCGGCAGAACGTTCGCGCCTACCCGTCCGGCGGCGGCGACTACGAGGTCGCCACCACCAACCTCGGCCCGTCCGCGGGCATCGGCGTCGCCTCCGCGCTGCTGGTCGACTACGTGCTCACCGTGGCCGTGTCGATCTCGTCGGCGGCCCAGTACGCGTCCGCGGCCATCCCCGGTCTGCGCGGGCACGAGGCGCTCGCCGCCGTGATCGCCGTGGTGCTGCTCACCCTGGTCAACCTGCGCGGCGTCAAGGAGTCGGGCACGGCGTTCGCGATCCCGACGTACTGCTACATGGCGATCATCGGCGCCCTGATCGTCACCGGCGCGTTCCGCTTCTTCTCGGGCACGCTGCCGCAGGCGGAGAGCGCCGAGTTCGAGCTGTCCGCCGAGGCAGCGTTCGACCAGGGCCTGGTGGGCATCGCGGGCGCGTTCCTGCTGGCGCGGGCCTTCGCGTCCGGCTGTGCGGCCCTGACCGGCGTCGAGGCCATCAGCAACGGCGTGCCCGCGTTCCGCAAGCCCAAGTCGCGCAACGCCGCCACGACGCTGCTGCTGCTCGGCACCATCTCCGCGACGATGATCATGTCGATCCTCTTCCTGGCCCAGGCCACCGGCGTCCAGTTCGCGGAGGACCCGCACGAGCAGCTCACGCTGAACGGCGCGCCCGTCTCGGACCACTACGTGCAGATCCCCGTGATCGGCCAGCTCGCCGAGGCGGTCTTCTCCGGGTTCCCGCCCGCCTTCTACGCCGTCTCCGCCGTCACCGGCCTCATCCTGGTGCTCGCCGCGAACACCGCGTTCAACGGCTTCCCGGTGCTGGGCTCGATCCTCGGCCGCGACGGCTACCTGCCGCGCCAGCTCCACACCCGCGGCGACCGTCTCGCGTTCTCCAACGGCATCGTCACCCTCGCGGTCGCGGCGATCGTCCTGATCGTGGTGTTCGACGCCGAGGTGACCCGGCTGATCCAGCTCTACATCGTGGGCGTGTTCGTGTCGTTCACGCTGTCCCAGCTCGGCATGCTGCGGCACTGGACGCGCGAGCTGCGCACCGAGCCCAACCCCGCGGTGCGCGGCCGGTACAAGCGCTCGCGCCTGGTCAACGGCGTCGGCTTCGGCCTGACCGGCATCGTGCTGATCATCGTGCTGCTGACCAAGTTCACGCACGGCGCCTGGATCACCCTGCTGGCCATGGGCGTGCTGTTCGTGCTCATGCGGGCCATCCGCAAGCACTACGACCGGGTCAGCGACGAGCTCGCGCTCGACGACGTCTCCGCCGCCCGCGCGCTGCCCAGCCGCGTGCACGCCGTCGTGCTGGTCTCCAAGGTGCACAAGCCGACGATGCGCGCCCTGGCCTACGCGCGCGCCGCGCGGCCGAACGTGCTGGAGGCCGTCAGCGTGGGCGTGGACCGCGAGGACGTCGAGAAGCTCACCGCCGAGTGGGAGGCTCTCGACCTGCCCGTGCCGCTGCGCATCCTGGACTCGCCCTTCCGCGAGATCACCCGGCCCGTGGTCAAGTACGTGCGCTCCGTGCACCGCGAGTCGCCGCGCGACCTCGTGATCGTCTACATCCCCGAGTACGTGGTGGGGCACTGGTGGGAGCAGCTCCTGCACAACCAGTCCGCGCTGCGCCTCAAGGGCAGCCTGCTGTTCACCCCCGGCGTCGTCGTGGCGTCCGTGCCGTGGCAGCTCGCCTCGACGCGCGGGCAGACCGGGCTGGAGGGCGACACCTTCCTGCGCGGCCGCCGGATGTGA
- a CDS encoding potassium channel family protein — translation MGCGRVGSSLAQEIEGRGHSVAVIDQNPDAFRRLPADFSGKKVTGVGFDRDTLVQAGIEDTYAFAAVSDGDNSNILSARVVRETYGVDNVVARIYDPHRAEIYQRLGIPTVATVRWTADQVLRRMLPLGFTDEYRDPSGTVRLAQIEYHRRWVGRPVLGIERATGARVAFVTRYSSAILPTPDVVLQENDVLHLLMAADRSAEIERILTAAPSAEED, via the coding sequence ATGGGCTGCGGCCGTGTCGGCTCCAGCCTCGCCCAGGAGATAGAGGGCCGCGGGCACTCCGTGGCCGTCATCGACCAGAACCCGGACGCGTTCCGGCGTCTGCCTGCGGACTTCTCCGGCAAGAAGGTGACCGGGGTGGGCTTCGACCGCGACACGCTGGTCCAGGCGGGGATCGAGGACACGTACGCGTTCGCCGCGGTGTCCGACGGCGACAACTCCAACATCCTGTCGGCGCGCGTGGTGCGCGAGACGTACGGGGTCGACAACGTGGTCGCCCGCATCTACGACCCGCACCGCGCCGAGATCTACCAGCGCCTGGGCATCCCCACGGTGGCGACGGTGCGCTGGACCGCGGACCAGGTGCTGCGGCGCATGCTGCCGCTCGGCTTCACGGACGAGTACCGCGACCCGTCGGGCACCGTCCGCTTGGCGCAGATCGAGTACCACCGTCGCTGGGTGGGGCGGCCCGTGCTGGGCATCGAGCGCGCCACCGGGGCGCGGGTCGCGTTCGTGACCCGCTACTCGTCGGCGATCCTGCCCACGCCCGACGTCGTGCTCCAGGAGAACGACGTGCTGCACCTGCTGATGGCGGCCGACAGGTCCGCCGAGATCGAGCGCATCCTCACGGCCGCGCCGTCCGCCGAGGAGGACTGA
- a CDS encoding potassium channel family protein, with translation MRVVIAGAGSVGRSIARELLSHEHEVTLIDKNPAAMRVSQVPEAEWVLADACELPALEASELEQADVVVGATGDDKVNLVFSLLGKTEFGVPRTVARVNNPKNEWMFDQSWGVDVAVSTPRIMTAMVEEAVAVGDLVKIFSFSQSHADILELTLPADSRVAGTRVGQVVWPADVTLSTIVRDGRPLVPSPDDTLEAGDELLLVAGADADTDSLQKLLVPKG, from the coding sequence ATGCGCGTCGTCATCGCCGGGGCCGGGTCCGTGGGCCGCTCCATCGCCCGTGAGCTGCTCAGCCACGAGCACGAGGTCACCCTGATCGACAAGAACCCCGCGGCCATGCGGGTCTCGCAGGTCCCCGAGGCGGAGTGGGTGCTCGCGGACGCGTGCGAGCTGCCCGCGCTGGAGGCCTCCGAGCTGGAGCAGGCCGACGTCGTCGTGGGCGCCACGGGCGACGACAAGGTGAACCTGGTGTTCTCCCTGCTGGGCAAGACGGAGTTCGGGGTGCCGCGCACGGTCGCGCGCGTGAACAACCCGAAGAACGAGTGGATGTTCGACCAGTCCTGGGGTGTGGACGTCGCGGTCTCGACGCCGCGCATCATGACGGCGATGGTCGAGGAGGCCGTGGCCGTCGGCGACCTGGTGAAGATCTTCAGCTTCAGCCAGTCGCACGCCGACATCCTGGAGCTGACGCTGCCCGCCGACTCCCGGGTCGCCGGGACACGCGTGGGCCAGGTCGTGTGGCCGGCGGACGTCACGCTCTCGACGATCGTGCGTGACGGCCGCCCGCTGGTGCCGAGCCCGGACGACACCCTGGAGGCCGGCGACGAGCTGCTGCTGGTCGCCGGCGCGGACGCCGACACGGACTCCCTGCAGAAGCTGCTGGTCCCGAAGGGCTGA
- a CDS encoding DUF3159 domain-containing protein: MSDPARPDVPQQSEEHPEQTPARGMRALTGDEFSAAQAVGGVRGLVEAVLPGLVFVVAFVITNDLMVPLIASVVAALVLVVARLVQRTPVTQALGGLLGIAVGVVWAWTSGDAEDYYAGGLLLNAGYLVVLLGTILARRPAVGYVVEALRAGLTPEAVKADADRPDDQPSAFAALTAWRSDPAKMRMYSIATWLWVGLFALRLAVKTPLYFAGDVAWLGTFHLLLGVPLWALVLYLTWYVVRRPKAPAAA, from the coding sequence ATGAGCGATCCAGCACGTCCTGACGTGCCCCAGCAGTCCGAGGAGCACCCCGAGCAGACGCCTGCGCGCGGCATGCGTGCCCTGACCGGCGACGAGTTCTCCGCGGCGCAGGCCGTGGGCGGGGTGCGCGGCCTGGTCGAGGCCGTCCTGCCCGGCCTCGTGTTCGTGGTCGCGTTCGTGATCACCAACGACCTGATGGTCCCGCTGATCGCGTCCGTGGTCGCCGCGCTGGTGCTCGTCGTGGCGCGCCTCGTGCAGCGCACGCCGGTCACGCAGGCGCTCGGCGGGCTGCTCGGCATCGCCGTCGGCGTGGTGTGGGCCTGGACCTCGGGCGACGCGGAGGACTACTACGCGGGCGGCCTGCTGCTCAACGCCGGCTACCTCGTGGTGCTGCTCGGCACGATCCTCGCGCGCCGTCCCGCCGTCGGCTACGTGGTGGAGGCGCTGCGCGCCGGCCTCACGCCGGAGGCCGTCAAGGCCGACGCCGACCGTCCGGACGACCAGCCCTCGGCCTTCGCCGCGCTGACCGCCTGGCGGTCCGACCCGGCCAAGATGCGCATGTACTCGATCGCCACCTGGCTCTGGGTGGGCCTGTTCGCCCTGCGCCTCGCGGTCAAGACGCCGCTCTACTTCGCGGGCGACGTGGCCTGGCTGGGCACGTTCCACCTGCTGCTCGGCGTGCCGCTCTGGGCGCTCGTGCTGTACCTGACCTGGTACGTCGTGCGCCGGCCGAAGGCCCCGGCGGCGGCCTGA
- a CDS encoding OB-fold nucleic acid binding domain-containing protein yields the protein MSLRSALASRIAATLASNEEVSDTAERADASKNVGCAAVTSVPTRSRGKVAGVLRSVVLRPREGVPTLEAELFDGSGALDLVWLGRRTIEGIEPGRRIRVEGMVCDVDGRRTMFNPRYELRPRPGEAQ from the coding sequence ATGTCGCTCCGCTCGGCTCTCGCGTCCCGCATCGCGGCGACGCTGGCCTCCAACGAGGAGGTCAGCGACACCGCGGAGCGGGCCGACGCCTCCAAGAACGTCGGCTGCGCCGCGGTCACGTCCGTGCCCACGCGCTCCCGCGGCAAGGTCGCGGGCGTGCTGCGCTCGGTCGTGCTGCGCCCGCGCGAGGGCGTGCCGACCCTGGAGGCGGAGCTGTTCGACGGCTCCGGGGCGCTGGACCTCGTGTGGCTCGGCCGCCGCACCATCGAGGGCATCGAGCCCGGCCGCCGCATCCGGGTCGAGGGCATGGTGTGCGACGTCGACGGGCGGCGCACCATGTTCAACCCGAGGTACGAGCTGAGGCCCCGGCCGGGCGAGGCACAATAG
- a CDS encoding DUF3710 domain-containing protein yields the protein MGLFSRRGTAEEPASVEWASVEAEQQKRPHGPFDRSQVDEMGPRVDLGAIWLPVMPGLELRMEIDKKTQKVTGVTAALEGSNLQIQAFAAPRTEGIWDEIRHEIAQSVSGQGGIVDDVPGVFGRELLVRMPVTGPDGQSGQRPARFVGVDGPRWFIRGVLAGRAALDAEAAKPLESVFANIVVVRDQSPRPPRDLLPLALPKSARKDGAQPEPEPAGPENAAPQMSDFNPLRRGPEITQIG from the coding sequence GTGGGTCTGTTCAGCCGACGAGGCACGGCGGAGGAGCCCGCTTCGGTCGAGTGGGCGTCGGTGGAGGCCGAGCAGCAGAAGCGGCCGCACGGCCCCTTCGACCGGTCGCAGGTGGACGAGATGGGCCCCCGGGTCGACCTCGGCGCGATCTGGCTGCCGGTGATGCCCGGCCTCGAGCTCCGCATGGAGATCGACAAGAAGACGCAGAAGGTGACCGGGGTGACGGCCGCGCTGGAGGGCTCCAACCTCCAGATCCAGGCGTTCGCCGCGCCGCGCACCGAGGGCATCTGGGACGAGATCCGGCACGAGATCGCCCAGTCCGTGAGCGGGCAGGGCGGCATCGTCGACGACGTGCCCGGCGTGTTCGGGCGCGAGCTGCTGGTCCGCATGCCCGTGACCGGCCCGGACGGGCAGTCCGGCCAGCGCCCGGCGCGGTTCGTCGGCGTCGACGGCCCCCGCTGGTTCATCCGCGGCGTGCTCGCCGGCCGGGCGGCGCTGGACGCCGAGGCCGCCAAGCCGCTGGAGTCCGTCTTCGCGAACATCGTCGTGGTGCGGGACCAGAGCCCGCGCCCGCCGCGCGACCTGCTGCCCCTGGCGCTGCCCAAGTCGGCGCGCAAGGACGGTGCCCAGCCCGAGCCGGAGCCGGCCGGCCCCGAGAACGCGGCACCGCAGATGTCGGACTTCAACCCGTTGCGTCGCGGCCCCGAGATCACCCAGATCGGCTGA
- the dut gene encoding dUTP diphosphatase, translating into MPTPEPAHDGSTVDVLIRLLDDVPVPSYAHPGDAGADLVTTVDVEIPPQGRVLVPTGVSIALPDGYAAFVHPRSGLATKHGLTIVNAPGTVDAGYRGEIKVTLLNTDATQPVKLLRGDRIAQLVIQKVERARFVSAEVLPGSHRGDGGFGSSGGFAGR; encoded by the coding sequence GTGCCCACCCCTGAGCCAGCCCACGACGGCAGCACGGTCGACGTGCTCATCCGCCTCCTGGACGACGTTCCCGTCCCGTCCTACGCGCACCCCGGCGACGCCGGCGCCGACCTGGTGACCACGGTCGACGTCGAGATCCCGCCGCAGGGACGGGTGCTGGTGCCCACGGGGGTCTCGATCGCGCTGCCCGACGGCTACGCGGCGTTCGTGCACCCGCGCTCGGGGCTCGCCACGAAGCACGGCCTGACGATCGTGAACGCACCGGGCACGGTGGACGCGGGCTACCGCGGCGAGATCAAGGTCACGCTGCTCAACACCGACGCCACGCAGCCCGTGAAGCTGCTCCGCGGCGACCGGATCGCGCAGCTCGTGATCCAGAAGGTCGAGCGCGCCCGCTTCGTGAGCGCCGAGGTCCTGCCCGGTTCGCACCGGGGCGACGGGGGCTTCGGCTCCAGCGGCGGTTTCGCCGGGCGCTGA
- a CDS encoding DUF3093 domain-containing protein — MTATTLTFHERLLPGPGGWLGTVGLGAIAAIALWPVHAAAAVTVGLLVCVGSAVALAVTSPVVEVSDGVLRAGNARIPVALLGAAQALDVAAMRHELGPGLNARAYVCLRAWARTGVRVAVDDPADPTPYWLVSTRRPELLVKALTD, encoded by the coding sequence ATGACGGCGACCACCCTCACCTTCCACGAGCGTCTCCTGCCCGGTCCCGGCGGCTGGCTCGGCACGGTCGGTCTGGGCGCCATCGCGGCGATCGCCCTGTGGCCGGTGCACGCGGCGGCCGCCGTGACGGTGGGGCTGCTGGTGTGCGTCGGCTCGGCGGTCGCCCTCGCGGTGACCTCCCCCGTCGTCGAGGTGTCCGACGGCGTGCTGCGCGCCGGGAACGCCCGTATCCCGGTCGCCCTGCTCGGCGCCGCGCAGGCCCTGGACGTGGCCGCCATGCGGCACGAGCTGGGCCCGGGTCTCAACGCGCGCGCCTACGTGTGCCTGCGCGCGTGGGCGCGGACCGGCGTGCGGGTGGCGGTCGACGACCCGGCCGACCCGACCCCCTACTGGCTGGTGTCGACGCGGCGTCCGGAGCTGCTGGTGAAGGCCTTGACCGACTGA
- a CDS encoding DUF4193 domain-containing protein: MATDYDAPRKNDEDVEQDSIQELQARRSDKSSGVVDEDETEAAEGFELPGADLSGEELAVRVLPRQADEFTCSSCFLVHHRSQLAYEKAGQMICTECAA, translated from the coding sequence ATGGCAACTGACTACGACGCCCCGCGTAAGAACGACGAGGATGTCGAGCAGGACTCGATCCAGGAGCTGCAGGCACGTCGTTCTGACAAGTCCTCGGGCGTTGTGGACGAGGACGAGACAGAAGCGGCCGAGGGCTTCGAGCTCCCGGGCGCCGATCTGTCGGGCGAGGAGCTTGCAGTGCGCGTGCTGCCGCGTCAGGCGGACGAGTTCACGTGCTCGAGCTGTTTCCTGGTGCACCACCGCAGCCAGCTGGCCTACGAGAAGGCCGGCCAGATGATCTGCACGGAGTGCGCCGCCTGA